A region of Jonquetella anthropi DSM 22815 DNA encodes the following proteins:
- a CDS encoding ABC transporter substrate-binding protein produces MASPLAAKNMEHFSLGVADDVKTLDPMMASDTMSFSVALHMFEPLVNVDGRTKQLVPVLAEKWEMLDDHTYKFYLRHGVKFHNGEEMKASDVIFSVKRFAQESIFKGSTGKFIDPDGCEIVDDYTVLIRTKGPVGGFLENMKLPAFTICSEKAVNELGKEYFRNPVGTGPFKFVSWSKGDKLELEAFDDYWGEKPAFKKLSIAVLPDDSSRVIALETGKVDMIYMVPASDMDRINADGKAKVVEAPGLNLTYMGMNTQSPKLSDPRVRQAIEYAIDKNVYNAVVYQGHAAVPAGPLVPASTFTPKTAVDWSFNLEKAKKLMAEVGDAAPKKLTLWVSNMQERIDGATVIQSMLAQIGIQLDIQVFESSVFYDNLKSGKQELFISRWGMQTNRDSGKYWNGLFNSDAIGNTNDTRTNNPEIDKLINESIHTIDADARNAMFEELWVKLNDYQSIVPLAVANELYGGRVDLVGMENFCDGRLNYLGRLTLAD; encoded by the coding sequence ATGGCGAGTCCCCTGGCGGCAAAGAACATGGAGCACTTTAGTTTGGGCGTAGCGGACGATGTGAAGACCCTCGATCCTATGATGGCCTCCGACACCATGTCATTCTCGGTGGCGCTACATATGTTTGAACCGCTGGTGAACGTCGACGGCCGCACCAAGCAGCTCGTGCCGGTCCTGGCCGAAAAATGGGAAATGCTCGACGACCACACGTACAAGTTCTACCTGAGACACGGCGTCAAGTTCCACAACGGCGAAGAGATGAAGGCCAGCGACGTGATCTTCTCGGTCAAGCGGTTCGCACAGGAGTCGATATTCAAGGGCTCAACGGGAAAGTTCATCGACCCGGACGGCTGCGAAATAGTCGACGATTACACCGTGCTGATTCGGACGAAGGGCCCGGTGGGCGGATTCTTGGAGAACATGAAGTTGCCCGCCTTCACCATCTGCAGCGAAAAGGCCGTCAATGAGCTGGGCAAAGAGTACTTCCGCAACCCGGTAGGCACCGGCCCGTTCAAGTTCGTCAGCTGGAGCAAAGGCGACAAGCTGGAACTTGAGGCGTTCGACGACTACTGGGGCGAAAAGCCGGCGTTCAAAAAACTCTCCATCGCCGTCCTTCCTGACGACAGCAGCCGAGTCATCGCCTTAGAGACCGGCAAGGTGGACATGATTTACATGGTTCCGGCCAGCGACATGGACCGGATTAACGCCGACGGCAAGGCGAAAGTTGTCGAAGCGCCCGGCCTGAACCTGACCTACATGGGCATGAACACCCAGAGCCCCAAGCTGTCCGACCCGCGGGTCCGTCAGGCCATCGAATACGCCATCGACAAGAACGTCTACAACGCTGTGGTTTATCAGGGCCATGCGGCTGTCCCCGCCGGTCCGCTTGTCCCGGCGAGCACCTTCACGCCCAAGACGGCGGTTGACTGGTCGTTCAACTTGGAGAAGGCCAAAAAGCTCATGGCCGAAGTCGGCGACGCGGCTCCCAAGAAGCTGACCCTGTGGGTCTCCAACATGCAGGAGCGCATCGACGGCGCGACGGTCATCCAGTCCATGCTGGCTCAGATTGGCATCCAGCTTGACATTCAGGTTTTTGAGTCCAGCGTGTTCTACGACAACCTGAAGAGCGGCAAGCAGGAGCTGTTTATTTCCCGCTGGGGAATGCAGACCAACCGGGACTCCGGCAAATACTGGAACGGGCTCTTTAACAGCGACGCGATCGGCAACACGAACGACACGAGGACGAACAATCCTGAAATCGACAAGCTGATCAACGAGAGCATTCACACCATCGACGCTGACGCCCGCAACGCCATGTTTGAAGAGCTGTGGGTGAAGCTGAACGATTATCAGTCCATAGTTCCGCTGGCCGTGGCCAACGAGCTGTACGGCGGACGGGTTGACCTCGTGGGCATGGAGAACTTCTGCGACGGTCGTCTGAACTACTTGGGCCGTCTCACTCTGGCAGACTAA
- a CDS encoding ABC transporter ATP-binding protein: MTENAVQNNDILLDIKHLKKYFQVGGGQLHAVDDVSVKIPRGRTLGLVGESGCGKSTFGRVVIGLIPASGGEVIFEGKNSLEFKGDRRSQFRQEAQIVFQDPFSSLNPRMSVSQLISEPLIINKTCHSRKEMDAKVKELMDTVGLAERLTTSFPHELDGGRRQRIGIARALALDPKFIVLDEPVSALDVCIQAQVLNLLGDLKKERGYTYLFISHNLSVVRYVSDSVAVMYLGVVVEQADNTVLFGEPIHPYTQALLSAVPIARLGAKRHRILLEGDVPSPINPPAGCRFAGRCRYRQDRCLTETPQLEEIRPGHLVACLRSRELLGHQAN, encoded by the coding sequence ATGACCGAGAACGCCGTGCAGAACAACGATATCCTGCTCGATATCAAGCACCTGAAAAAGTACTTCCAAGTGGGCGGCGGACAACTTCACGCCGTTGATGACGTGTCGGTCAAGATTCCCCGCGGCCGGACGCTGGGGCTCGTCGGCGAGTCGGGCTGCGGCAAGTCGACGTTCGGCCGGGTCGTCATCGGCCTGATTCCAGCGAGCGGCGGCGAGGTGATCTTCGAGGGCAAGAACAGCTTGGAATTTAAGGGCGACCGGCGGAGTCAGTTCCGCCAGGAGGCTCAGATCGTCTTTCAGGATCCGTTTTCTTCGCTGAACCCCCGCATGTCAGTCTCGCAGCTGATTTCTGAACCGCTGATCATCAACAAGACGTGCCATTCCCGCAAGGAAATGGACGCCAAGGTCAAGGAGCTGATGGACACGGTCGGGTTGGCCGAACGGCTGACTACGTCGTTCCCTCACGAGCTTGACGGCGGCCGCCGCCAGAGAATCGGCATCGCCCGGGCCTTGGCGCTGGATCCCAAGTTCATCGTGCTGGACGAGCCGGTTTCGGCTCTCGACGTGTGTATCCAAGCCCAGGTGCTCAACCTGCTGGGCGACCTGAAAAAGGAGCGGGGCTACACCTATCTGTTCATTTCCCACAACCTGAGCGTCGTCCGTTACGTGTCCGACTCGGTGGCGGTGATGTATCTGGGCGTCGTGGTTGAGCAGGCTGACAACACCGTGCTGTTCGGCGAGCCGATTCACCCGTACACCCAGGCGCTTCTGTCCGCCGTGCCGATTGCTCGTTTGGGCGCGAAGCGTCATCGGATTCTGCTTGAAGGAGATGTGCCCAGCCCGATCAACCCGCCGGCTGGCTGCCGGTTTGCCGGCCGCTGCCGGTACCGTCAGGATCGGTGTCTGACCGAGACGCCGCAGCTTGAAGAGATCCGTCCGGGGCATTTGGTCGCCTGCCTGCGGTCCAGGGAACTGCTGGGCCATCAGGCTAACTAG
- a CDS encoding ABC transporter ATP-binding protein, with protein sequence MSDILLDIKNLSVQFNTDSGVVHAVNGLNLRLERGKALGFVGETGAGKTTTALSILQLIQTPPGKITEGEILFRGSDVRKMTEAEKRHMRGGEIAMIFQDPMTSLNPIMTVEQQIMEMVVLHSDLKGAKALERAHEMLEMVGIRPERGKDFPHQFSGGMRQRVGIAIALACRPSLLIADEPTTALDVTIQAQVLDLINELQKKVQTSLLLITHDLGIVAETCDDVAIMYAGAVVEYGPIQALYGHPLHPYTQGLFDAVPDLESPLGGKLAVIPGMPPDPTNLPTGCSFSPRCPYATDQCHKAACGIREIEPGHFVNCYTPLGLNAGGRSRA encoded by the coding sequence ATGAGCGATATTCTTCTTGATATCAAGAATCTGTCGGTGCAGTTCAACACCGACTCGGGGGTCGTGCACGCTGTCAACGGACTGAACCTTCGGCTTGAGCGCGGAAAAGCGCTCGGCTTCGTCGGCGAGACCGGAGCCGGCAAGACGACGACGGCCCTGTCGATATTGCAGCTCATTCAGACGCCTCCCGGAAAAATAACCGAAGGCGAGATTCTCTTCCGCGGCAGCGACGTTCGGAAGATGACAGAAGCGGAAAAGCGTCACATGCGCGGCGGCGAAATCGCCATGATCTTCCAAGACCCAATGACCTCGCTCAACCCGATCATGACGGTGGAGCAGCAGATCATGGAGATGGTCGTCCTTCACTCGGATCTGAAGGGCGCCAAGGCGCTGGAGCGGGCTCACGAGATGCTGGAGATGGTGGGCATTCGGCCCGAGCGCGGCAAGGACTTCCCTCACCAGTTCTCCGGCGGCATGCGCCAGCGCGTTGGCATCGCTATCGCCTTGGCCTGCCGGCCCAGCCTGCTCATCGCCGACGAGCCGACGACGGCTCTTGACGTGACGATTCAGGCTCAGGTGTTGGATCTTATCAACGAGCTTCAAAAGAAGGTGCAGACGTCCCTGCTGCTGATAACCCACGACCTTGGGATCGTGGCGGAGACCTGCGATGACGTGGCGATCATGTACGCCGGCGCGGTGGTGGAGTACGGCCCGATTCAGGCGCTGTACGGACACCCGCTTCACCCGTACACTCAGGGGCTGTTCGACGCCGTCCCGGATCTGGAAAGCCCGCTCGGCGGAAAACTGGCCGTGATCCCCGGGATGCCGCCGGATCCGACGAACCTGCCGACCGGCTGCAGCTTCTCGCCGCGGTGTCCCTATGCCACTGACCAGTGCCATAAAGCGGCCTGCGGCATCAGAGAAATTGAACCGGGACATTTTGTAAACTGCTACACGCCGCTTGGCCTGAACGCTGGGGGGAGGAGCCGGGCATGA
- a CDS encoding ABC transporter permease, with the protein MSKNNSMLKYTLIRLRRNYLALVGLFIVVLLILTAVFADQVAPYRYDEQDYMMIRKPPSATHLLGTDEFGRDVLSRLVYGSRVSLQVGLIAVSISLIAGGTIGAVAGYFGGALDNLLMRFMDVQLAIPTILLAIVISAVLGPGLMNLMVAVGITSIPRFARLMRASVLSVKDMEFIEAAKAMGASHARIILVYILPNCAAPLIVQSTLSVANAILFAATLSFLGLGIQPPFPEWGGMLSAARPYLRNSAYLSVFPGLAIMITILALNFLGDGLRDALDPKQKR; encoded by the coding sequence ATGTCAAAGAACAACTCAATGCTCAAATACACTCTCATCCGGCTCCGGCGGAACTACTTGGCGCTGGTGGGGCTGTTCATCGTCGTGCTGCTTATCCTGACGGCCGTGTTCGCCGACCAAGTGGCGCCGTACCGGTACGACGAGCAGGATTACATGATGATCCGCAAGCCGCCTTCTGCGACGCACCTGCTGGGGACTGACGAGTTCGGGCGCGACGTGCTGAGTCGCCTAGTGTACGGTTCCAGAGTTTCCCTTCAGGTGGGGCTGATCGCCGTTTCGATTTCCCTGATCGCCGGCGGCACAATCGGCGCGGTCGCCGGATACTTTGGCGGCGCGTTGGACAACTTGCTCATGCGTTTCATGGACGTCCAGCTGGCCATACCAACCATACTTTTGGCCATCGTCATATCGGCCGTTCTAGGGCCAGGATTGATGAACTTGATGGTGGCCGTCGGCATCACGTCGATTCCTCGGTTCGCCCGTCTGATGCGGGCGTCGGTCTTGTCGGTGAAGGACATGGAGTTCATCGAAGCCGCGAAGGCGATGGGCGCGAGCCACGCGCGGATTATCCTCGTTTATATTCTGCCCAACTGTGCGGCCCCTCTCATCGTTCAGTCCACGCTGAGCGTGGCGAACGCGATTCTTTTCGCGGCCACCCTGAGCTTCTTGGGCTTAGGCATTCAGCCGCCGTTCCCCGAGTGGGGCGGCATGCTTTCGGCCGCTCGGCCGTACCTAAGGAACAGCGCTTACCTGAGCGTTTTCCCCGGGCTGGCTATCATGATAACGATTCTGGCGCTCAACTTCCTTGGCGACGGCCTGAGAGACGCGCTTGATCCCAAGCAGAAGCGGTAG
- a CDS encoding ABC transporter permease: MVKYIVRRILLLIPIVLSVMFILFTILYFTPGDPARIALGEEVTPDAIAAFRAEHGLDKPFFVQFGNYVYRAVFKGDLGYSYAMQSPVSMEIGHRVPVTMKLAFWAVVFSTVVGIPLGIICAIRQYSILDSITTLITLLGVSMPTFWTGLLMILAFSVHLGWFPSMGFDSVSAMVLPVFTLSGSSLALIARMTRSSMLEVIRSDYVRTARAKGQTERKVIYRHALPNALIPIMTIVSMQFGTLLGGSIVTEAVFSISGIGRLMIEAIKMRDYPIIQGGVLFISIAFCLINLFVDVMYAFVDPRIHVK; encoded by the coding sequence ATGGTCAAATACATTGTTCGTCGTATTTTGCTGTTGATACCTATCGTTTTGAGTGTCATGTTTATCCTGTTCACCATTCTGTACTTTACGCCGGGCGATCCGGCGCGGATTGCGCTGGGCGAAGAAGTCACCCCAGACGCCATCGCTGCCTTCCGAGCGGAGCATGGTCTGGATAAGCCGTTTTTCGTCCAGTTTGGCAACTACGTTTACCGGGCCGTGTTCAAAGGCGATCTGGGGTACTCCTACGCCATGCAGAGCCCTGTTTCCATGGAAATCGGCCATCGCGTTCCGGTGACGATGAAGCTGGCGTTCTGGGCCGTCGTGTTCAGCACCGTGGTGGGCATTCCGCTGGGGATTATCTGCGCTATCCGGCAGTACTCGATTCTGGACAGCATCACGACGCTGATTACGCTGTTAGGCGTTTCGATGCCCACGTTCTGGACCGGGCTGTTGATGATTTTGGCCTTCTCGGTCCATCTGGGGTGGTTCCCGTCCATGGGATTCGACTCGGTGAGCGCCATGGTTCTTCCGGTGTTCACTTTGTCCGGTTCCTCCTTGGCGCTTATCGCCCGAATGACCCGTTCCAGCATGCTGGAAGTCATTCGGTCCGACTACGTGCGCACCGCGCGGGCCAAAGGCCAGACGGAGCGGAAGGTCATTTACCGGCACGCCCTGCCCAACGCGCTGATCCCGATCATGACGATCGTCAGCATGCAGTTCGGAACCCTTTTGGGCGGGTCGATCGTTACCGAAGCGGTGTTCTCCATTTCTGGAATCGGGCGGTTGATGATCGAGGCGATCAAGATGCGGGATTACCCGATTATTCAGGGCGGCGTCCTGTTTATCTCCATTGCTTTCTGTCTTATCAACCTGTTCGTCGACGTGATGTACGCGTTCGTGGATCCCAGAATCCACGTGAAATAG
- a CDS encoding ABC transporter substrate-binding protein, which produces MNRKLAILAVGALLGLSSVAFAGGRGETLRVGVAIDAKNFDPQNSVDTFSFSMQKQIYEPLVTVDGKTRKLVPVLAESWEMLDDVTYKFHLRKGVKFHNGEELTADDVVFSLKRVTDPAQSVFAKSKGIYIDPNGFEIIDKYTVIVRTNGVVGGFLGSMKHPYASIMNRKAVEEAGKEYFRHPVGTGPYKFVSWTKGEKVELEAFKDYWGEKPYAEKMTFVVLPDDSSRVIALETNKVDMIYAVPSGDFNRLSESSDVKVVKAPGLVLLHLGMNTQNPKLSDPRVRLAIEYAINKDAYNQVVYNGNAVTPKGPLPTACSWFPEDAKPWPFDPEKAKKLLAEAGVKLPLELNLWVINAQDRIDGATVIQSMLAQVGINVNVQVFENAVFDDKLKEGKHDMYLGTWGMQTNRDAGIYWQSLFTIPAIGSTNKTFLKDELVDGYIKEATQTANEDKRSELFQKIWDRLNELHPFVYLSHADELNGGQKDIIGLEDLYDGKVNYLGNVHYPEQERLK; this is translated from the coding sequence ATGAACAGAAAACTGGCTATCTTGGCTGTCGGAGCCCTATTAGGACTGTCGTCCGTCGCTTTTGCCGGCGGACGGGGAGAGACGCTTCGCGTTGGCGTGGCGATCGACGCGAAGAACTTTGACCCTCAGAACTCGGTCGACACGTTTTCCTTCTCCATGCAGAAACAGATTTATGAGCCATTAGTCACGGTTGACGGCAAGACCCGCAAGCTGGTTCCAGTGCTGGCTGAAAGCTGGGAAATGCTCGACGACGTGACCTACAAGTTCCACCTTCGCAAAGGCGTTAAGTTCCACAACGGCGAAGAGCTCACCGCCGACGACGTGGTGTTCTCCCTCAAGCGGGTGACCGATCCGGCTCAGTCGGTGTTTGCCAAGTCGAAGGGGATTTACATCGACCCGAACGGATTCGAGATCATCGACAAGTACACGGTCATTGTGCGAACCAACGGCGTGGTCGGCGGGTTCCTCGGCTCGATGAAGCACCCCTACGCCTCCATAATGAACCGCAAGGCCGTCGAAGAGGCCGGCAAGGAATATTTCCGTCATCCAGTTGGCACCGGCCCGTATAAGTTCGTCAGCTGGACGAAGGGCGAAAAAGTAGAGCTTGAGGCCTTTAAGGACTACTGGGGAGAGAAGCCCTACGCGGAGAAGATGACGTTCGTTGTGCTGCCGGATGACAGCAGCCGGGTCATCGCGCTGGAGACCAACAAGGTTGACATGATTTACGCAGTGCCGTCGGGCGACTTCAATCGGCTGAGCGAAAGCAGCGACGTCAAGGTCGTCAAGGCGCCTGGTCTGGTTCTCCTTCACCTGGGCATGAACACGCAGAACCCCAAGCTGTCTGACCCGCGGGTGCGCTTGGCGATTGAGTACGCCATCAACAAGGACGCCTATAACCAAGTGGTCTATAACGGCAACGCGGTGACACCGAAGGGGCCGCTTCCGACCGCCTGCTCGTGGTTCCCTGAAGACGCTAAGCCGTGGCCCTTCGATCCGGAAAAAGCGAAAAAGCTGCTGGCCGAGGCTGGGGTCAAGCTGCCTTTGGAGCTGAATCTGTGGGTTATCAACGCTCAGGACCGTATTGACGGGGCGACGGTTATCCAGTCCATGCTGGCTCAGGTTGGCATCAACGTGAACGTTCAGGTGTTCGAGAACGCCGTGTTCGACGACAAGCTCAAGGAAGGCAAGCACGACATGTATCTGGGCACGTGGGGCATGCAGACGAACCGGGACGCGGGCATCTACTGGCAGTCGCTGTTCACGATTCCGGCCATTGGTTCGACCAACAAGACGTTCCTGAAGGACGAACTGGTTGACGGGTACATCAAGGAAGCCACTCAGACGGCGAACGAAGACAAGCGTTCCGAGCTGTTCCAGAAGATCTGGGATCGGCTGAACGAGCTGCATCCGTTCGTGTATCTGTCTCACGCTGACGAGCTGAACGGCGGCCAGAAGGACATCATCGGGCTCGAAGACCTGTACGACGGAAAGGTCAACTACTTGGGCAACGTCCACTATCCCGAGCAGGAGCGGCTGAAGTAA
- a CDS encoding GntR family transcriptional regulator yields MRLTATERVYVEIKDAILKGEYKPGQQLRQDALASNFGVSRIPIREALMQLSRENLVVFSPFKGAEVASLSIQELRETFEVCFILEAAAMRYSIDVITDEQINKIERAIRGSDTAEPSLLAVDGSTKWDFHQALYAVSGRSKLVALIDAQHVAAERYTRLYLHLMHDKGDSTKDHLAILQCCRLRNSAEAILILHEHLRKACQRLCEYIYPQYTAADTDGSYRAPLFPPM; encoded by the coding sequence ATGAGGCTGACGGCTACTGAACGGGTCTACGTCGAGATAAAAGACGCCATTCTCAAGGGGGAGTACAAGCCGGGCCAGCAGCTCCGACAGGACGCTCTGGCGTCGAATTTCGGCGTGAGCCGAATCCCGATCCGAGAGGCGCTGATGCAGCTTTCCCGGGAAAACCTCGTTGTTTTTTCGCCGTTCAAGGGCGCCGAGGTGGCATCCTTGTCCATTCAGGAACTTCGGGAAACATTCGAGGTCTGCTTTATTCTCGAGGCGGCGGCCATGCGGTACTCCATCGACGTTATCACCGACGAGCAGATCAACAAGATCGAGCGGGCAATTCGGGGATCTGACACGGCTGAGCCGTCGCTTCTTGCCGTCGATGGGTCGACGAAGTGGGATTTTCATCAGGCCCTTTACGCCGTTTCAGGGCGGTCCAAGCTCGTCGCCCTGATCGACGCCCAGCACGTGGCCGCAGAGCGGTACACCCGGCTGTACCTGCACCTGATGCACGATAAGGGAGATTCTACTAAGGACCACTTGGCCATACTGCAGTGCTGCCGGCTGCGCAACTCCGCAGAGGCGATCCTGATTCTCCACGAGCACCTGCGCAAGGCCTGCCAGAGGCTTTGCGAGTACATTTATCCTCAGTACACGGCGGCGGACACCGACGGCTCGTATCGAGCGCCGCTGTTTCCGCCCATGTAG
- a CDS encoding uroporphyrinogen decarboxylase family protein, with the protein MSLTHKQRVERALAHQETDRIAYSMWMHFPNRDRHPRRLAELSLANQVKYDLDFIKFMPFGMYSTIDFGVDLDVFPGYTEAPVLHAPIIKDVKDWDKIHFVPGTAGEYAVVLEAQQLLFEMMDERIPFLQTVFSPMTTLAKMCSPKVLVEHLRQDPARIHRALEIVTATTLEFMKASVELGADGFFFASQLSGEDAMTSEEHTAFVKYYDKELLKATASQTWFNVLHLHGPKVRLKEVQDYPVQGLSWHDRDDGPSMDEVRSYSDKTFVGGLSWGSNWLGKTDEEVTAEVREVASRHDGKGIILGPGCVIAPQTPESRLQLVHSTVVECTRSCCRC; encoded by the coding sequence ATGTCTCTCACTCACAAGCAACGCGTTGAACGGGCTTTGGCCCACCAAGAAACCGATCGGATTGCATACAGCATGTGGATGCACTTCCCCAACAGGGACCGGCATCCCCGCCGCCTGGCCGAGCTGAGCTTGGCCAATCAGGTGAAGTACGATCTGGACTTCATCAAGTTCATGCCGTTCGGCATGTACTCGACGATTGACTTCGGCGTCGACCTGGATGTCTTCCCCGGCTACACCGAAGCGCCGGTTCTGCACGCCCCGATCATTAAAGACGTTAAGGACTGGGACAAGATTCACTTCGTCCCCGGCACCGCCGGCGAGTACGCTGTCGTGCTCGAGGCTCAGCAGCTGCTGTTCGAGATGATGGACGAGCGGATCCCGTTCCTGCAGACCGTGTTCAGCCCGATGACGACGCTGGCCAAGATGTGCAGCCCGAAGGTCCTTGTGGAACACCTGCGCCAAGATCCGGCTCGGATTCACCGGGCGCTGGAGATCGTCACCGCTACGACGCTCGAGTTCATGAAAGCGTCGGTTGAGCTTGGCGCCGACGGGTTCTTCTTCGCTTCTCAGCTTTCCGGCGAGGACGCGATGACGTCTGAGGAACATACGGCGTTCGTCAAGTACTACGACAAGGAGCTGCTGAAAGCTACCGCGTCCCAGACGTGGTTTAACGTTCTGCACCTGCACGGCCCCAAGGTTCGCCTGAAGGAAGTTCAGGATTACCCGGTTCAGGGGCTGAGCTGGCACGACCGGGATGACGGCCCGTCGATGGACGAGGTGCGGTCCTACAGCGACAAGACGTTCGTCGGCGGCCTGAGCTGGGGCAGCAACTGGCTGGGCAAGACCGATGAAGAGGTCACCGCGGAAGTTCGAGAGGTAGCGTCCCGGCATGACGGCAAGGGAATCATTCTTGGCCCTGGCTGCGTCATTGCGCCGCAGACACCTGAAAGCCGACTGCAGCTCGTGCACTCGACCGTTGTTGAGTGTACCCGCTCCTGTTGTCGCTGTTGA
- a CDS encoding serine dehydratase subunit alpha family protein yields the protein MFTITEFLQQEVKPALGCTEPGAVALAVAKACEQLPGTAEKLDVVVSDSIYKNGIAVGVPGTNGLRGNEIAAALAVFCGKSAYGLEVLKDASPEDLKAAKDFMAAGHLSLKANGKPGVFVQAVATRGADTGEAIIEGSHGNIVKALQNGKVTFEAAAATGAGASVPVAAQVSTMNFDDVMALADQLSPADEDYVMNGVEMNLKISNYGFENQVGLGLGRAVKNAAGARYDEDLAAQVKAISAAASDARMAGVSLPVMSSAGSGNHGITAILPVYVVGKYYGKSRSEIARAIAYSHLATSFIKSRMGRLSPVCGCAVAAGAGAAAGIVNIMGGTNQQAQKAMELLLGNIIGMVCDGAKESCALKVGTGATEAFYAAQIALSGGGMAVSQGVVDISDFRKTADNAARLNREGMKDADHTLIDIISHR from the coding sequence TTGTTCACCATCACAGAATTTCTGCAGCAGGAAGTTAAACCGGCCCTTGGATGCACCGAACCGGGAGCAGTCGCCTTGGCAGTCGCCAAAGCGTGCGAGCAGCTGCCCGGTACGGCTGAGAAGCTGGATGTGGTCGTCAGCGACAGCATCTATAAAAACGGCATCGCGGTCGGGGTTCCCGGTACGAACGGGCTCCGGGGCAACGAGATCGCCGCGGCGCTGGCCGTGTTCTGCGGCAAGAGCGCCTATGGCTTGGAAGTCCTGAAGGACGCCTCTCCGGAGGACCTGAAAGCCGCCAAGGACTTTATGGCCGCCGGCCACCTGTCGCTCAAGGCCAACGGCAAGCCGGGCGTGTTCGTCCAGGCCGTCGCGACCCGCGGGGCCGATACCGGTGAGGCGATTATCGAGGGCAGCCACGGCAATATCGTTAAGGCGCTACAGAACGGAAAAGTCACGTTTGAAGCCGCCGCAGCTACCGGCGCCGGAGCTTCCGTCCCAGTGGCCGCGCAGGTTTCGACCATGAACTTTGACGACGTGATGGCACTGGCCGATCAGCTGTCCCCTGCTGACGAGGACTACGTGATGAACGGCGTGGAGATGAACCTGAAGATCTCCAACTACGGCTTTGAGAACCAAGTCGGCCTCGGGCTGGGACGGGCTGTGAAGAACGCCGCAGGAGCCAGATACGACGAGGATCTGGCCGCGCAGGTCAAGGCTATTTCGGCCGCCGCGTCCGACGCCCGCATGGCCGGGGTTTCGCTCCCCGTCATGAGCAGCGCGGGCAGCGGCAACCACGGCATCACGGCCATTCTGCCGGTCTACGTGGTGGGCAAGTACTACGGAAAAAGCCGATCCGAAATCGCCCGGGCCATTGCCTACAGCCATCTGGCTACCAGCTTCATCAAGAGCCGGATGGGACGGCTGAGTCCGGTGTGCGGCTGCGCAGTCGCTGCCGGCGCTGGAGCGGCAGCCGGTATCGTCAACATCATGGGCGGAACGAACCAGCAGGCCCAAAAGGCGATGGAACTCCTGCTGGGGAACATCATCGGCATGGTCTGCGACGGCGCCAAGGAGTCCTGCGCCCTCAAGGTGGGGACCGGAGCGACCGAGGCGTTTTACGCGGCTCAAATCGCCCTCAGCGGCGGCGGCATGGCCGTCTCCCAAGGCGTCGTGGACATTTCCGACTTCCGCAAGACAGCGGACAACGCCGCCCGGCTGAACCGTGAGGGCATGAAGGACGCCGATCACACCCTGATTGACATTATCTCCCACAGATAA